In Phaeodactylum tricornutum CCAP 1055/1 PHATR_bd_38x36 genomic scaffold, whole genome shotgun sequence, a genomic segment contains:
- a CDS encoding predicted protein encodes MAADGANAFRGALGRIGWSVPAANAFTNEGFDAMDSLGLVTRDRLKDICKIIRRGTDGVAAVPAAGGNAAVAAAPGIPGIAIPMMWEYKLSGMHLWVSERLRQGTPVVAADFTAAIGNLYTRKVRELEEAKDEEDVQVKPPAPFSKETKWIPFFKLLVNYLSSVTGVNKVPLDYVVRKDDDVAAPDTEFETEHEKLVLLTPHTGTAFDKDNGKVWIQVKQLTVNGPAWTYVAPFEKKRDGCGAVKALNSHYEGDAVMSKSKAAAFDVLEHTTYTGERRNFGMEKYTNALSTAFQTLNEYGETLTESRKVDVFLSNNHCTDPKMLSGIAVIQGDADRMSNFAKAADYLALFTNTDTSQKTGCSISSAQRSTNKKKPAIRAGNYTPNEWHQLSDKEKDEVRAKRAAAK; translated from the exons ATGGCTGCTGACGGTGCTAATGCGTTTCGTGGGGCGCTCGGGCGGATCGGATGGTCTGTTCCTGCGGCGAACGCGTTTACGAACGAAGGTTTTGATGCGATGGACTCCCTTGGCTTGGTTACTCGTGACCGTCTCAAGGATATCTGCAAGATCATTCGTCGCGGTACCGATGGTGTGGCCGCAGTGCCAGCTGCTGGTGGAAAcgctgcggtggcggcggcgcctGGCATCCCTGGGATAGCGATCCCCATGATGTGGGAGTACAAGCTAAGCGGAATGCATCTCTGGGTGTCTGAGCGTCTCCGACAGGGGACTCCGGTTGTTGCGGCGGACTTTACTGCGGCCATCGGAAACCTGTACACCAGGAAGGTGCGTGAACTAGAAGAAGCGAAGGATGAGGAGGATGTTCAAGTCAAGCCTCCGGCTCCGTTctcgaaggaaacgaagtggATTCCGTTCTTCAAGTTGTTGGTCAACTATTTGAGCTCCGTGACGGGTGTTAACAAAGTGCCGTTGGATTATGTCGTCCGGAAAGATGACGACGTCGCTGCACCGGATACCGAGTTTGAGACGGAGCACGAGAAGTTGGTGCTGTTGACTCCCCATACGGGGACGGCGTTCGACAAGGACAACGGGAAAGTTTGGATCCAGGTGAaacagttgactgtgaacggtCCAGCATGGACTTATGTTgcgcctttcgagaagaaacgcgaCGGTTGTGGAGCGGTCAAGGCTTTGAATAGTCACTATGAAGGTGATGCGGTGATGTCCAAGTCCAAGGCGGCTGCGTTCGATGTGCTCGAGCACACCACCTACACTGGCGAGCGTCGTAACTTCGGGATGGAAAAGTACACAAATGCTTTGTCGACGGCGTTCCAGACTCTCAACGAGTATGGAGAGACCTTGACGGAGTCCAGGAAAGTGGATGTCTTCTTGAGCAACAATCATTGCACGGATCCCAAGATGCTCTCGGGAATTGCGGTAATTCAAGGCGACGCGGACCGCATGTCTAACTTTGCAAAGGCGGCCGATTATTTGGCCTTGTTCACTAACACTGATACCTCTCAGAAGACAGGCTGTTCAATCTCGAGTGCTCAAAGGTCTACtaacaagaagaagccagCTATTCGAGCCGGCAATTACACGCCTAACGAATGGCATCAGCTCTCGGACAAGGAGAAAGACGAAGTCCGGGCCAAGCGAGCGGCCGCGAA GTGA